One Pseudonocardia abyssalis DNA segment encodes these proteins:
- a CDS encoding ATP-dependent Clp protease ATP-binding subunit: protein MFERFTDRARRVVVLAQEEARMLNHNYIGTEHILLGLIHEGEGVAAKALESLGIALEGVRQQVEEIIGQGQQAPSGHIPFTPRAKKVLELSLREALQLGHNYIGTEHILLGLIREGEGVAAQVLVKLGADLNRVRQQVLQLLSGYQGKEPAEGASGGRGEGTPSSSLVLDQFGRNLTQQAREGKLDPVIGREKEIERIMQVLSRRTKNNPVLIGEAGVGKTAAVEGLAQNIIKGEVPETLKDKQLYTLDLGSLVAGSRYRGDFEERLKKVLKEIRTRGDIILFIDEIHTLVGAGAAEGAIDAASILKPMLARGELQTIGATTLDEYRKYVEKDPALERRFQPIQVGEPTVTHTIEILKGLRDRYESHHRVTITDAALVAAATLADRYISDRFLPDKAIDLIDEAGARMRIRRMTAPPDLREFDEKIANVRRDKESAIDAQDFERAANLRDSEKQLLAQKGEREKQWKSGDLDVVAEVDEEQIAEVLANWTGIPVFKLTEEETTRLLKMEDELHKRIIGQEEAVKSVAKAIRRTRAGLKDPKRPSGSFIFAGPSGVGKTELSKALANFLFGEDDALIQIDMGEFHDRYTASRLFGAPPGYVGYEEGGQLTEKVRRKPFSVVLFDEIEKAHQEIYNTLLQVLEDGRLTDGQGRTVDFKNTVIIFTSNLGTQDISKAVGLGFAQNNDEQSNYERMKSKVNDELKKHFRPEFLNRIDDIVVFHQLTEQQIITMVDLMITRVEGALANKDMAIELTPAAKGLLARRGFDPVLGARPLRRTIQREIEDQLSEKILFGEISPGQIVLVDVEGIDPDAEDSKAADDKAKFTFRGEPKPVMVPDSPPVDLAKSGDE from the coding sequence ATGTTCGAGAGGTTCACCGACCGAGCAAGGCGTGTTGTCGTCCTGGCCCAAGAAGAGGCCCGGATGCTCAACCACAACTACATCGGCACCGAGCACATCCTCCTCGGCCTCATCCACGAGGGAGAGGGAGTGGCCGCCAAGGCCCTGGAGTCCCTCGGGATCGCCCTGGAGGGCGTCCGGCAGCAGGTCGAAGAGATCATCGGCCAGGGCCAGCAGGCACCGAGCGGGCACATCCCGTTCACGCCGCGGGCCAAGAAGGTCCTGGAGCTCTCGCTGCGCGAGGCGCTCCAGCTCGGCCACAACTACATCGGCACCGAGCACATCCTGCTCGGCCTGATCCGCGAGGGCGAGGGTGTCGCGGCGCAGGTCCTGGTCAAGCTGGGAGCCGACCTCAACCGGGTCCGCCAGCAGGTCCTGCAGCTGCTCTCCGGCTACCAGGGCAAGGAGCCCGCCGAGGGCGCCTCCGGTGGCCGTGGCGAGGGCACGCCCAGCTCGTCGCTGGTGCTCGACCAGTTCGGTCGCAACCTCACCCAGCAGGCCCGTGAGGGCAAGCTGGACCCGGTCATCGGCCGGGAGAAGGAGATCGAGCGGATCATGCAGGTCCTCTCCCGGAGGACCAAGAACAACCCGGTCCTGATCGGTGAGGCGGGCGTCGGCAAGACCGCGGCCGTCGAGGGCCTGGCCCAGAACATCATCAAGGGCGAGGTCCCCGAGACCCTCAAGGACAAGCAGCTCTACACGCTCGACCTGGGCTCGCTGGTCGCCGGTTCCCGCTACCGCGGTGACTTCGAGGAGCGCCTCAAGAAGGTGCTCAAGGAGATCCGCACGCGCGGCGACATCATCCTGTTCATCGACGAGATCCACACCCTCGTCGGGGCGGGTGCGGCCGAGGGCGCGATCGACGCCGCCAGCATCCTCAAGCCGATGCTGGCCCGCGGCGAGCTGCAGACGATCGGCGCCACCACGCTCGACGAGTACCGCAAGTACGTCGAGAAGGACCCGGCCCTGGAGCGTCGCTTCCAGCCGATCCAGGTCGGCGAGCCCACGGTCACGCACACCATCGAGATCCTCAAGGGTCTGCGCGACCGGTACGAGTCCCACCACCGCGTCACGATCACCGACGCGGCGCTGGTCGCGGCGGCCACGCTGGCCGACCGCTACATCTCCGACCGGTTCCTGCCCGACAAGGCGATCGACCTCATCGACGAGGCCGGCGCGCGCATGCGCATCCGCCGGATGACCGCGCCGCCGGACCTGCGCGAGTTCGACGAGAAGATCGCCAACGTCCGTCGCGACAAGGAGTCCGCGATCGACGCGCAGGACTTCGAGCGGGCGGCGAACCTGCGCGACTCGGAGAAGCAGCTCCTGGCCCAGAAGGGCGAGCGGGAGAAGCAGTGGAAGTCGGGCGACCTCGACGTCGTCGCCGAGGTCGACGAGGAGCAGATCGCCGAGGTCCTCGCGAACTGGACCGGCATCCCCGTCTTCAAGCTCACCGAGGAGGAGACCACCCGTCTCCTCAAGATGGAGGACGAGCTCCACAAGCGGATCATCGGGCAGGAGGAGGCCGTCAAGTCGGTCGCGAAGGCGATCCGCCGCACGCGCGCCGGCCTGAAGGACCCCAAGCGCCCGTCCGGCTCGTTCATCTTCGCCGGCCCGTCCGGTGTCGGTAAGACGGAGCTGTCGAAGGCGCTCGCCAACTTCCTGTTCGGCGAGGACGACGCGCTCATCCAGATCGACATGGGCGAGTTCCACGACCGCTACACCGCCTCGCGCCTGTTCGGTGCCCCTCCCGGGTACGTGGGCTACGAGGAGGGCGGCCAGCTGACGGAGAAGGTGCGTCGCAAGCCGTTCTCGGTGGTGCTGTTCGACGAGATCGAGAAGGCGCACCAGGAGATCTACAACACGCTCCTGCAGGTGCTGGAGGACGGTCGCCTGACCGACGGCCAGGGCCGCACGGTCGACTTCAAGAACACCGTCATCATCTTCACGTCCAACCTCGGTACGCAGGACATCTCCAAGGCCGTCGGCCTGGGCTTCGCCCAGAACAACGACGAGCAGTCCAACTACGAGCGGATGAAGTCGAAGGTCAACGACGAGCTGAAGAAGCACTTCCGCCCGGAGTTCCTCAACCGCATCGACGACATCGTGGTGTTCCACCAGCTCACCGAGCAGCAGATCATCACGATGGTCGACCTCATGATCACCCGGGTCGAGGGTGCGCTGGCCAACAAGGACATGGCCATCGAGCTCACCCCGGCCGCCAAGGGCCTGCTGGCCCGCCGCGGCTTCGACCCGGTGCTGGGGGCGCGGCCGCTGCGCCGCACCATCCAGCGCGAGATCGAGGACCAGCTGTCGGAGAAGATCCTGTTCGGGGAGATCTCGCCCGGGCAGATCGTGCTCGTCGACGTCGAGGGCATCGACCCCGACGCCGAGGACTCGAAGGCCGCCGACGACAAGGCCAAGTTCACCTTCCGCGGTGAGCCCAAGCCCGTCATGGTCCCCGACTCCCCGCCGGTCGACCTGGCGAAGTCGGGCGACGAGTAG
- a CDS encoding winged helix-turn-helix transcriptional regulator — protein MRSYDDPCGVARALDAVGERWALLVVRDLLLGPKRFSDLAAGLAGMSQNVLAQRLRDLEAQGLVRRRLLGPPSRARVYELTDAGYELEEVVLALARWGSRAPQVARATLTADALALALRTTFDAGAAGDLHARVDLHLGADRFAAEVTAGRIRIGRGESVDPDAVVTIDAAAMQAIVFGGADLPSDVVSGDRELAERFVRAFPRPEPRGASATG, from the coding sequence ATGCGGAGCTACGACGATCCCTGCGGCGTCGCCAGGGCCCTCGACGCGGTCGGTGAGCGCTGGGCCCTGCTCGTGGTGCGCGACCTGCTGCTCGGCCCGAAGCGCTTCAGCGACCTCGCCGCCGGACTCGCGGGGATGAGCCAGAACGTCCTCGCGCAGCGGCTGCGCGACCTGGAGGCGCAGGGACTCGTCCGGCGGCGACTGCTGGGGCCGCCGTCGAGAGCCCGGGTCTACGAGCTCACCGACGCGGGGTACGAGCTCGAGGAGGTCGTACTGGCGCTGGCGCGGTGGGGCAGTCGGGCCCCGCAGGTGGCCCGGGCCACCCTCACCGCCGACGCGCTCGCGCTCGCCCTGCGCACCACCTTCGACGCCGGCGCCGCGGGCGATCTGCACGCGCGCGTGGACCTGCACCTGGGCGCCGACCGGTTCGCCGCCGAGGTCACCGCCGGCCGCATCCGCATCGGCCGCGGCGAGTCCGTCGATCCCGACGCCGTGGTCACCATCGATGCGGCCGCGATGCAGGCGATCGTGTTCGGCGGCGCGGACCTGCCGTCCGACGTCGTCTCCGGCGACCGCGAGCTGGCCGAGCGCTTCGTGCGGGCCTTCCCGCGACCGGAGCCGCGCGGGGCGTCAGCGACCGGGTGA
- a CDS encoding YihY/virulence factor BrkB family protein: MSSVRAVPETELMGEELSADDAWHTVRRYHLGQLFSTAFVRFRYGDGFSHARAFALQLALAAVPLVIAGAGLATALGAESIAQVVARTVVAISPGSSDALLADVIAGADEGSERGEVVVVLGLLTAFVAATSAFAQLERGANRIYGTKRDRPALRKYGNAALLTATAGVAMAAGLLLIVAGEPFGEALEEVYRWGDAAETVWDVVRWPVGLALLVVAVTLLFRFAPRRRQPQLSWLAVGAAVTVLAWLIASGLLALYVVAAAGFDETYGPLTAVMALLIWANLTGIALLMGIALAAQLEAVRAGRPDPLLPDSDDDGIPDGLDEHPDSPGR; encoded by the coding sequence GTGAGTTCGGTGCGTGCGGTCCCCGAGACCGAGCTGATGGGCGAGGAGCTCTCCGCCGACGACGCCTGGCACACCGTGCGCCGTTACCACCTCGGGCAGCTGTTCTCCACGGCGTTCGTCCGCTTCCGCTACGGCGACGGGTTCAGCCACGCGCGGGCCTTCGCGCTGCAGCTCGCGCTGGCCGCCGTGCCGCTCGTCATCGCCGGGGCCGGGCTCGCCACCGCGCTCGGGGCGGAGTCGATCGCGCAGGTGGTGGCGCGCACCGTCGTCGCGATCTCCCCCGGGAGCAGCGACGCCCTGCTCGCCGACGTCATCGCGGGCGCCGACGAGGGCAGCGAGCGCGGCGAGGTCGTGGTCGTGCTGGGGCTGCTCACGGCGTTCGTGGCGGCCACGTCGGCGTTCGCCCAGCTCGAGCGCGGCGCCAACCGGATCTACGGCACCAAGCGCGACCGGCCGGCCCTGCGCAAGTACGGCAACGCGGCCCTGCTCACCGCCACCGCGGGCGTCGCGATGGCGGCAGGGCTCCTGCTGATCGTCGCGGGGGAGCCGTTCGGGGAGGCGCTGGAGGAGGTCTACCGCTGGGGCGACGCCGCGGAGACGGTCTGGGACGTCGTCCGGTGGCCGGTGGGGCTCGCGCTGCTCGTCGTCGCGGTCACACTGCTGTTCCGGTTCGCGCCACGGCGCAGGCAGCCGCAGCTGAGCTGGCTCGCGGTCGGGGCGGCGGTCACCGTGCTGGCCTGGCTGATCGCGTCGGGCCTGCTCGCTCTGTACGTCGTGGCCGCGGCCGGGTTCGACGAGACCTACGGCCCGCTGACGGCGGTGATGGCGCTGTTGATCTGGGCCAACCTCACCGGCATCGCGCTGCTCATGGGGATCGCGCTGGCCGCGCAGCTGGAGGCCGTGCGCGCCGGCCGGCCCGACCCCCTGCTGCCCGACAGCGACGACGACGGCATCCCCGACGGGCTCGACGAGCACCCGGACTCACCCGGTCGCTGA